One window of Trichoderma breve strain T069 chromosome 3, whole genome shotgun sequence genomic DNA carries:
- a CDS encoding staphylococcal nuclease-like protein: MVWPFRASAPDKRAGDDDQSKKRPVSWPDSLGTGDSSPLAAAKEWAPVVGFSLVGLAALQLYANYLRRIPGAAYVRPNFFRNRSLFGRVTSVGDGDNFHLFHTPGGRAVGWGWLRKVPETRKELKGRTIPIRIAAIDAPEGAHFGNPAQPYSDEALQWLRKYILNRNVRAYIYKTDQYQRIVATVYVRRFLLRKNVGLEMIKSGLATVYEAKSGSEFGGLKERYERAEAKAKRKRKGMWAGDPKTFESPREYKTKWASQQDKAQ, encoded by the exons ATGGTATGGCCATTTCGAGCCTCAGCACCCGACAAGCGCGCAGGCGATGACGATCAGTCCAAGAAGCGGCCCGTCTCATGGCCGGATTCCTTGGGCACTGGAGATTCGAGTCCGCTAGCAGCCGCCAAAGAATGGGCACCCGTGGTTGGGTTCTCCCTAGTCGGCCTCGCGGCGCTGCAGCTCTATGCGAATTACCTGCGCCGAATTCCAGGCGCTGCCTACGTGCGGCCCAATTTCTTTCGGAATAGGAGCTTGTTTGGCAGGGTGACGAGCGTTGGCGACGGCGACAACTTTCACCTGTTCCACACGCCGGGGGGGAGAGCCGTGGGCTGGGGGTGGCTGAGAAAGGTTCCTGAGACGAGAAAAGAGCTCAAGGGACGAACT ATACCCATTCGCATTGCTGCGATTGATGCGCCAGAGGGAGCGCACTTTGGAAACCCAGCTCAGCCCTACTCAGACGAGGCCCTGCAGTGGCTTCGCAAGTACATATTGAACCGAAACGTGCGTGCGTACATTTACAAGACGGACCAATACCAGCGGATCGTGGCCACCGTCTACGTGCGCCGGTTTCTGCTGCGCAAGAATGTCGGCTTGGAGATGATCAAGAGCGGGCTAGCCACCGTCTACGAGGCAAAGTCCGGCAGCGAATTTGGGGGACTCAAGGAGCGATATGAGAgggccgaggccaaggcgaagaggaagcgcAAGGGAATGTGGGCTGGAGATCCCAAGACCTTTGAGAGTCCAAGGGAGTATAAGACAAAGTGGGCGTCGCAGCAAGACAAGGCCCAATGA
- a CDS encoding arp2/3 complex, 34 kD subunit p34-Arc domain-containing protein produces the protein MLLLDYQNALIQSVLTERFSGAPPVHIDQTVSDFDGVTFHISTPEVKTKILLSIQIRCFKDLAKYGAEQVLQREYGQYVVPVEPGYDFSVLVDLENLPESKEERDALAMQFALLKRHAMAAPFEEAYQEHYTLKEEASKFSSEDAPKGVMEGGEVKAIHYREEEAIYIKASHDRVTVIFSTIFREETDRVYGKVFIQEFVDARRRAIQNAPQVLFRNDPPLELQGVPGVRDTGSGEIGYVTFVLFPRHLTPQKMASVISHIQTFRDNFHYHIKASKAYIHSRMRKRTADFLQVLRRARPENEEKERKTASGRTFKVQGS, from the exons atgcttcttctcgacTACCAGAATGCCCTCATTCAGTCGGTGCTTACCGAACGATTCTCCGG TGCCCCGCCCGTACACATCGACCAGACCGTATCCGACTTCGACGGCGTGACATTCCACATCTCGACTCCTGAGGTCAAGACAAAGATTCTACTGTCCATCCAGATCCGCTGCTTCAAGGACTTGGCCAAATACGGTGCGGAGCAGGTTCTCCAGCGCGAATATGGCCAGTATGTCGTTCCGGTCGAGCCCGGCTACGACTTCTCGGTGCTGGTTGATCTAGAGAACCTGCCCGAGTCCAAGG AGGAACGCGACGCGTTGGCGATGCAGTTCGCCCTGTTGAAACGCCACGCAATGGCTGCGCCGTTCGAGGAAGCATACCAGGAGCACTATACGCTGAAAGAGGAGGCATCCAAATTTAGCTCGGAAGATGCCCCCAAGGGCGTGATGGAAGGCGGCGAGGTCAAGGCTATCCACTAccgagaggaggaggccattTACATCAAGGCCAGTCACGATCGTGTCACAGTCATCTTCAGCACAATTTTCCGTGAGGAAACCGACAGGGTGTACGGAAAGGTCTTTATCCAGGAGTTTGTCGATGCACGAAGACGAGCCATTCAGAATGCACCCCAGGTGCTGTTCAGAAACGACCCCCCGCTTGAGCTGCAGGGCGTCCCCGGCGTGCGAGATACGGGATCTGGAGAAATTGGATACGTCACATTTG TCCTCTTCCCAAGGCACCTCACCCCCCAGAAGATGGCGTCTGTCATCTCCCACATTCAGACTTTCCGAGACAACTTCCACTACCACATCAAGGCTTCCAAGGCATACATCCACTCCCGAATGAGGAAGCGAACCGCAGACTTTTTGCAAG TGCTGCGTCGCGCACGCCCAGAGAACGAGGAAAAGGAACGGAAGACGGCCAGTGGCAGGACATTCAAGGTGCAGGGCAGCTAA
- a CDS encoding WD domain, g-beta repeat domain-containing protein produces MVKSYLKYEHAKSFGTVLSGSSNLVWTSKDRTGTGAGQAITAANEEVLCWDIKKGELTGRWRDERCSYPVTAIAQSGVDKDMFAVGYEDGSIRIWDSKIATVLVNFNGHKSAITHLVFDKSGVRLASGSKDTDIIVWDLVAEVGQFKLRGHKDQITGLRFLEPESQVSDEDDSLLKLWDLSSRHCIETHISQTNGECWALGVSPDLSGCITAGNDGEMKVWSLDSEGLASTAQRVEVNASAQFLQDRGTLFRQNKDRATEVIFHPQRDYFAVHGSDKSVDIWRIRSESEVKKGLARKRRRRREKQKDAKNDDADMENADEAQEDVSKADISDVFVQFVILRTGGKVRSMDWAVPAGQKQIHLVVGTTNNQLEYYNVQPKEKSEKKSKDDIPDYTKAFSVEIPGHRADIRALSLSSDDKMLASASNGLLKIWNIKTQTCIRTFECGYALCCAFLPGDKVVVVGTKNGELQLFDVASASLLDSVEAHEGAIWALQVHPDGRSVVSGSADKSAKFWDFKIVQEQVLGTKRTTPKLKLVQSRTLKVSDDILSLRFSPDARLLAVSLLDSTVKVFFVDSLKLYLNLYGHKLPVLSMDISYDSKLIVTSSADKNIRIWGLDFGDCHKALFGHQDSILQVAFVPHNSDGNGHHFFSSGKDRTIRYWDGDKFEQIQRLDGHHGEIWSIAMSHSGNFLVTASHDKSIRVWDETDEQIFLEEEREKEMEELYESTLTASLEKDPEGGDENGEVAAAGKQTTETLMAGERIAEALEMGMADLNLLKEYEEAKLTNPHAMPPQRNPVFLALGNITAEAYVMSVLQRIKASALHDALLVLPFASVPILFTFINIFAMRSMNIPLTCRILFFMLKTHHKQIVASRTMKVMMDGIRTNLRAALKKQKDEMGVNIAALKVVGMQIRDKSVKEYVDETWEEENKERSAKKRAFVHVA; encoded by the exons ATGGTCAAATCATACCT CAAGTACGAGCACGCCAAATCATTTGGCACAGTTCTGTCCGGCTCCTCGAACCTCGTCTGGACATCCAAAGACCGAACGGGCACTGGCGCAGGCCAGGCCATCACGGCTGCAAACGAAGAAGTCTTGTGCTGGGACATCAAAAAGGGTGAATTGACAGGCAgatggagagatgaaagGTGTTCTTACCCCGTCACTGCCATTGCGCAGAGCGGCGTGGACAAGGACATGTTTGCCGTGGGATACGAAGATGGAAGCATTCGTATCTGGGACAGCAAAATCGCCACGGTTCTAGTCAACTTCAATGGACATAAATCCGCCATCACGCATCTCGTCTTTGACAAATCCGGAGTGCGACTTGCCAGTGGCTCCAAAGACACCGACATCATTGTCTGGGACCTTGTCGCTGAAGTGGGACAGTTCAAGCTGCGCGGACACAAAGACCAGATCACAGGACTCCGATTCTTGGAACCCGAGTCCCAAGTGAGCGACGAAGATG ACTCTCTTCTCAAGCTCTGGGATCTGTCGTCAAGGCACTGCATAGAAACGCACATCTCGCAAACGAATGGTGAGTGTTGGGCCCTTGGCGTGTCTCCAGACCTGAGCGGTTGCATCACGGCAGGCAACgatggagagatgaaagTGTGGTCATTGGATTCTGAGGGACTGGCCTCGACTGCCCAACGGGTGGAGGTAAACGCCTCCGCGCAATTTCTGCAAGACCGGGGAACTCTGTTTCGACAAAACAAAGATCGAGCAACTGAAGTTATTTTCCACCCTCAGCGAGACTATTTCGCCGTCCATGGCTCGGACAAGAGCGTCGACATATGGCGCATTAGATCAGAATCTGAAGTCAAAAAAGGTCTCGCCCGAAagagacggcgaagacgagaaaagcaaaaggatGCCAAGAACGACGATGCCGACATGGAGAATGCAGATGAGGCCCAGGAAGACGTATCAAAAGCAGACATTAGCGATGTATTTGTTCAATTCGTCATCTTAAGAACAGGCGGCAAGGTCCGTTCGATGGACTGGGCTGTACCAGCTGGGCAAAAGCAAATCCATCTAGTGGTGGGAACTACTAACAATCAGCTGGAGTACTACAATGTACagcccaaggagaagagcgaaaagaaatcaaaggACGATATCCCGGACTACACCAAAGCATTTTCAGTCGAGATTCCTGGACACAGAGCTGACATACGAGCCCTGTCACTAAGCTCAGATGACAAGATGCTGGCATCAGCATCCAACGGCTTGCTGAAGATTTGGAACATCAAGACCCAGACGTGCATCCGAACGTTTGAGTGTGGATATGCTCTTTGCTGTGCCTTCCTTCCTGGAGACAAGGTCGTCGTCGTAGGTACAAAGAACGGCGAACTGCAGTTATTTGATGTTGCCTCGGCCTCTCTCCTGGACAGCGTCGAGGCACATGAGGGAGCTATCTGGGCGTTGCAAGTTCACCCCGATGGCCGATCTGTCGTGTCAGGAAGCGCCGACAAGAGCGCCAAATTCTGGGACTTTAAGATTGTGCAGGAGCAGGTTTTGGGAACAAAACGAACGACccccaagctcaagcttgTGCAGTCCAGGACACTCAAGGTTTCCGATGATATTCTTAGCCTTCGATTTTCACCCGATGCCAGATTACTGGCAGTATCACTTCTCGACAGCACGGTCAAGGTTTTCTTCGTGGACTCGCTCAAACTATACCTCAACCTTTACGGACACAAATTACCTGTGCTGAGCATGGATATCTCGTATGATAGCAAGCTCATTGTCACGAGTTCAGCAGACAAAAACATTAGAATCTGGGGTCTCGACTTTGGTGACTGCCACAAGGCCTTGTTTGGGCACCAAGACAGTATTCTGCAAGTGGCCTTTGTTCCCCACAACTCCGATGGCAACGGGCATCACTTCTTCAGCAGTGGCAAAGATCGAACCATTCGATACTGGGATGGAGACAAGTTTGAGCAGATTCAGAGGCTAGATGGTCACCACGGTGAGATTTGGTCCATAGCCATGAGCCACAGCGGAAACTTTCTCGTCACCGCCAGTCACGACAAGAGCATTCGCGTATGGGACGAGACTGACGAGCAGATTTtcctggaagaagaacgagaaaaggaaatggaagagtTGTACGAGAGTACCCTGACGGCTTCTTTGGAGAAGGACCCTGAAGGGGGCGACGAGAATGGCGAGGTTGCTGCCGCGGGAAAGCAGACCACGGAGACGTTGATGGCTGGTGAGAGAATAGCAGAGGCTCTAGAGATGGGCATGGCGGATTTGAACCTGCTAAAGGAATAcgaggaggccaagctcaCGAACCCTCACGCCATGCCTCCGCAGCGCAACCCGGTCTTCCTTGCCCTGGGCAACATCACCGCCGAGGCCTACGTCATGTCTGTGCTGCAGCGCATCAAGGCTTCCGCTCTACACGACGCTCTGCTGGTGCTTCCGTTTGCCTCGGTTCCCATCCTCTTTACgttcatcaacatcttcgcCATGCGGTCGATGAATATTCCTCTTACATGCCGAATTTTGTTCTTCATGCTAAAGACACACCACAAGCAGATTGTGGCCAGCCGGACGATGAAGGTCATGATGGATGGTATCCGGACTAACCTGCGAGCGGccctgaagaagcagaaggatgagatgggaGTCAACATTGCTGCGCTCAAGGTGGTGGGCATGCAGATCCGGGACAAGAGCGTCAAGGAGTACGTTGATGAGAcgtgggaggaggagaacaaggagcGCAGTGCCAAGAAGCGGGCGTTTGTACATGTTGCCTAG